One genomic region from Fodinibius saliphilus encodes:
- the rpsM gene encoding 30S ribosomal protein S13, producing the protein MARIAGIDLPKDKRGVIGLTYVYGIGRSTAQEILDDLDIDYSTKVKDWTDDQVSELRQKIDSEYTVEGALRSEVNANIRRLIEIGSYRGTRHRKGLPVRGQNTQTNARTRKGKRRTVAGKKTAPRK; encoded by the coding sequence ATGGCTAGAATTGCTGGAATAGACTTACCGAAAGACAAACGTGGTGTAATAGGTCTGACTTATGTTTATGGCATTGGTCGATCAACTGCTCAGGAAATTCTTGATGATCTTGATATCGACTACAGTACCAAAGTAAAAGATTGGACTGATGATCAAGTTTCTGAGCTACGCCAGAAGATAGATAGCGAATATACGGTTGAAGGGGCACTTCGCAGTGAAGTAAATGCGAATATTCGCCGCCTTATTGAGATCGGCTCGTACCGAGGTACCCGTCATAGAAAAGGGTTACCGGTTCGTGGTCAAAATACTCAAACCAACGCCAGAACCCGTAAAGGTAAACGCCGTACGGTAGCAGGTAAGAAGACAGCTCCCAGAAAATAA
- the rpsK gene encoding 30S ribosomal protein S11 — protein MAKRQRKSATSKKKRRRKQLSDPNGMAFIKATFNNVLVTVTDADGNAISWSSAGKEGFKGSRKNTPYAAQLSAETAATAAHEMGLRRVEVFVKGPGSGREAAVRALASSGLEVTAIKDRTPIPHNGCRPPKRRRV, from the coding sequence ATGGCAAAAAGACAACGTAAATCTGCGACCTCAAAGAAGAAACGACGACGAAAGCAGCTTTCAGATCCTAATGGGATGGCTTTTATTAAAGCCACCTTTAACAATGTTCTTGTTACAGTAACTGATGCTGATGGCAATGCAATTTCTTGGTCATCAGCTGGTAAAGAAGGATTCAAAGGATCACGAAAGAATACGCCTTATGCAGCACAGCTTAGCGCTGAAACGGCTGCTACGGCTGCACATGAAATGGGACTGCGAAGGGTAGAAGTATTTGTAAAAGGCCCCGGATCAGGACGAGAAGCAGCTGTTCGAGCATTGGCTTCCAGTGGATTGGAAGTAACAGCTATTAAAGATCGTACCCCCATTCCACATAATGGTTGCAGACCACCTAAACGACGAAGAGTATAA